DNA from Onthophagus taurus isolate NC chromosome 2, IU_Otau_3.0, whole genome shotgun sequence:
TATCTTCACCAAAAAACgcatttattcattaaaattacaaatttcgagTATTTCgataataacacaaaattgattataaaagaAGGATTAAACTCAAATGGGCCCTCGATCACGAATATTTTAACTCAAACGCCGTATCGATCCCGAGAACACGTTGTCCCTAGTAATCAAGGATTTTACATCAGTTTACAGGGCGATTTCAATCAAAGAACAAAATTGGAAATTGTTTATGCTGCATTTAGTTATAgaggtaatttttaattattgattattaaataaaatttaagaaaatcgttTAGATTGCAGTTTAGGTACAGATTTTCTTTGTCAAAATCAAAGATGTATATCGCCAAATTTAGAATGCGACGGTTTCAATCAATGTGGAGATAACAGCGATGAACCTGAAATATgttcaagaaataaaatagcAAGGATGTACACTCCAAATTTTTACTTTCCTAAAGGAGAACGAGacattgatttaaaaacggcgacaattatatttgttattaGCAGCTTTGGTATATATTTcctaaaaaaatgtaacaaacatcttatattattatttttagcaCTAATATGTTTAGTAGTTTCATTAATCGTCTTAGTGTATCGCATCAACGTAAAAGGAACTCGAAGGAACCACTTACAAGCTCATTTGCAAAGtattaatgaattattagGTACACTTtagttaacaattttaaaattttttaatgattgttATTAACAGATGAAACTTTATCCCGcacagaagaagaagaaataattattCCCGATGATCCTCCGTGTTACGAAGCACCACCAACTTATGCAGACGTAATAAAAGTATTCGCTGAATCCGATCGAAACACAATCGCAGTGTTAAAAATTCCAAAACACAGGCATTGCGGGAAACACACAAAAAAGCATGTAGATGTTGAAACTTCAAGTGTTTCAACCGTTGATAGTACAGCTAATTTAATTGGAAATCCAATTCAGATAAGTTCTTTGGAATGTTCCATTCCGCAAATGATTTTGGAGACAAAAGGAATGGAACAGTTTCAACCGGGAACCAGCCAAAGTAGGTGGgaattataatgatttttgttgcatattatttattattttgtaggTGGTAATGATACACCGCTTGATAATAAAGAACCTAATCGATTATCTAAATGGTTAAAAAGAGAAACCGATTTTTCCTTCGCGTCGAATGAAGGATTTTTTTCGACTATTTTGGCAAGTCGGAATCATTGCCTATCTGATAGCGATCTTACATCTGTTAAGGGCTTCGTTGAGGAAAATTCGACGGCGAATGTTTTTAAGATAACTCGAAGTTTGTCCATTGAAAATTTgtgtaaattataatttttgttcgtaataaaactttgttgatttagaacttaaaaaattttacaaaataaatcatctaatttcatattaaaccctaaaatttattttaaataaggaTAACGCAGGGTTGAGACCAGCATCTGCTCTTCGTAAAAagattcttcttcttctactttCTAATATGGATATCGTTTGCTATCATTTTGGTGGTCTTCAGTGTGATTTTTTTCCTATTGGGTTATTCATTTTGCGTTTTTAATTAGTCTGTCATCTTCCATTGTTTTTATATGGTTGCCCCAGAATCTTCCTATGTCCTTCATCCTTCCTATTCCGCATTGTTGTCTAATAGCCTTGTGTACAAGAAACAAACTGAGAATACAAAATAGCTTCTCTAACTTATATGGAATGGGGACCTACAAATACTAAAGGCATATCAGAAATGACTAAATCAAGATACATCAAGGAACAAGGTCGAATATTGAATGgaactgtcaaaatgtaaAAGAATGATAAAGACAAACATTTAGAGTAATTTAGACACATGGGTCACaaagtataataataataataataataatttatttaatcaccTGGCTACAAATAGTAGATGTGACAAGTTCAAACC
Protein-coding regions in this window:
- the LOC111417888 gene encoding uncharacterized protein isoform X3 translates to MFFLHKIAFLFLTIQVVKPIHHDEICGGFDGRRLYLELGEHGTLFSSHHNSTQDRNGFEHGQCTLEIVTCPSCVIAVHFSYLNLSNTCGNVVGECPCSYISIFEPPYEQVSEKRYCGYFLDMNNSSLYYKSITRTATIRFFYNTAYNQAFVLNYFSERNRRFINGNPESNNGRNFSNEITSPYFPNNYPRDLSVEYIINCKVVKICRIKLSFADFQISRSSLIEFFDWNGQRMFVTTGSIFRPPILISTGPTIVVRFYANGGTNVGYKFIYTFLNGESNGTLATNTNCGGLVDNLGGGITMNDMVETGIKKFDCIWILKPPQGYLHQKTHLFIKITNFEYFDNNTKLIIKEGLNSNGPSITNILTQTPYRSREHVVPSNQGFYISLQGDFNQRTKLEIVYAAFSYRDCSLGTDFLCQNQRCISPNLECDGFNQCGDNSDEPEICSRNKIARMYTPNFYFPKGERDIDLKTATIIFVISSFALICLVVSLIVLVYRINVKGTRRNHLQAHLQSINELLEEEEIIIPDDPPCYEAPPTYADVIKVFAESDRNTIAVLKIPKHRHCGKHTKKHVDVETSSVSTVDSTANLIGNPIQISSLECSIPQMILETKGMEQFQPGTSQSGNDTPLDNKEPNRLSKWLKRETDFSFASNEGFFSTILASRNHCLSDSDLTSVKGFVEENSTANVFKITRSLSIENLCKL
- the LOC111417888 gene encoding uncharacterized protein isoform X1 → MFFLHKIAFLFLTIQVVKPIHHDEICGGFDGRRLYLELGEHGTLFSSHHNSTQDRNGFEHGQCTLEIVTCPSCVIAVHFSYLNLSNTCGNVVGECPCSYISIFEPPYEQVSEKRYCGYFLDMNNSSLYYKSITRTATIRFFYNTAYNQAFVLNYFSERNRRFINGNPESNNGRNFSNEITSPYFPNNYPRDLSVEYIINCKVVKICRIKLSFADFQISRSSLIEFFDWNGQRMFVTTGSIFRPPILISTGPTIVVRFYANGGTNVGYKFIYTFLNGESNGTLATNTNCGGLVDNLGGGITMNDMVETGIKKFDCIWILKPPQGYLHQKTHLFIKITNFEYFDNNTKLIIKEGLNSNGPSITNILTQTPYRSREHVVPSNQGFYISLQGDFNQRTKLEIVYAAFSYRDCSLGTDFLCQNQRCISPNLECDGFNQCGDNSDEPEICSRNKIARMYTPNFYFPKGERDIDLKTATIIFVISSFALICLVVSLIVLVYRINVKGTRRNHLQAHLQSINELLDETLSRTEEEEIIIPDDPPCYEAPPTYADVIKVFAESDRNTIAVLKIPKHRHCGKHTKKHVDVETSSVSTVDSTANLIGNPIQISSLECSIPQMILETKGMEQFQPGTSQSGNDTPLDNKEPNRLSKWLKRETDFSFASNEGFFSTILASRNHCLSDSDLTSVKGFVEENSTANVFKITRSLSIENLCKL
- the LOC111417888 gene encoding uncharacterized protein isoform X2, whose product is MFFLHKIAFLFLTIQVVKPIHHDEICGGFDGRRLYLELGEHGTLFSSHHNSTQDRNGFEHGQCTLEIVTCPSCVIAVHFSYLNLSNTCGNVVGECPCSYISIFEPPYEQVSEKRYCGYFLDMNNSSLYYKSITRTATIRFFYNTAYNQAFVLNYFSERNRRFINGNPESNNGRNFSNEITSPYFPNNYPRDLSVEYIINCKVVKICRIKLSFADFQISRSSLIEFFDWNGQRMFVTTGSIFRPPILISTGPTIVVRFYANGGTNVGYKFIYTFLNGESNGTLATNTNCGGLVDNLGGGITMNDMVETGIKKFDCIWILKPPQGYLHQKTHLFIKITNFEYFDNNTKLIIKEGLNSNGPSITNILTQTPYRSREHVVPSNQGFYISLQGDFNQRTKLEIVYAAFSYRDCSLGTDFLCQNQRCISPNLECDGFNQCGDNSDEPEICSRNKIARMYTPNFYFPKGERDIDLKTATIIFVISSFALICLVVSLIVLVYRINVKGTRRNHLQAHLQNETLSRTEEEEIIIPDDPPCYEAPPTYADVIKVFAESDRNTIAVLKIPKHRHCGKHTKKHVDVETSSVSTVDSTANLIGNPIQISSLECSIPQMILETKGMEQFQPGTSQSGNDTPLDNKEPNRLSKWLKRETDFSFASNEGFFSTILASRNHCLSDSDLTSVKGFVEENSTANVFKITRSLSIENLCKL